The Desulfobacterales bacterium genome contains a region encoding:
- a CDS encoding ABC transporter substrate-binding protein: MKRKYFTLAAILLAIMLLLPFEALAAGAKDTVEAQIKKMLTRMKEPSFKQLQRDAKIAEIQQIINEVFDFNELSRRTLGRDWKKFKPDQQKEFISLFEQILQNVYADRILAYTSETIEFGKETELKKGRVEVESYIVTLDNKKIPLFYRLTNKSGQWRVYDVVIEGISMIKNYRGQFREILKTKTPEDLLKTMRKKAKEKPAG; this comes from the coding sequence ATGAAAAGAAAATACTTTACACTGGCCGCTATCCTGCTGGCCATCATGCTGCTATTGCCGTTTGAGGCGCTTGCCGCAGGCGCTAAAGACACCGTCGAAGCGCAGATTAAGAAAATGCTGACCCGCATGAAGGAACCCAGCTTCAAGCAATTACAGAGAGATGCGAAAATAGCCGAGATCCAGCAAATCATCAACGAAGTTTTTGATTTCAATGAGCTGTCCCGCCGGACCCTGGGCCGGGATTGGAAAAAATTTAAACCGGATCAGCAAAAGGAATTTATTAGTCTTTTCGAGCAAATCCTGCAAAATGTCTATGCCGACCGCATCCTGGCCTATACCAGCGAAACAATCGAATTCGGTAAAGAGACCGAACTCAAGAAGGGCCGGGTGGAGGTTGAAAGCTACATTGTCACGCTGGACAATAAAAAAATTCCTTTATTTTACCGTTTGACCAATAAAAGTGGTCAATGGCGGGTATATGATGTCGTGATCGAAGGCATCAGTATGATTAAAAACTACCGCGGGCAGTTCCGGGAGATCCTCAAGACCAAGACGCCTGAAGATCTGCTGAAAACCATGCGGAAAAAGGCTAAAGAAAAGCCGGCCGGCTAA
- the mlaD gene encoding outer membrane lipid asymmetry maintenance protein MlaD, protein MKKYAQETVVGIFVVIGLFAIAYMTVKLGNVGFLGEKAYTLYAKYTSVTGLRVGSPVNMLGLEVGRVQSFEMDQENQVAVVTLKINNGIQIYDDAIASIKTEGLIGDKFVSIDAGGGGDLLENGDTITDTESPTDLMDLVSKYAFGDVGSGEAE, encoded by the coding sequence ATGAAAAAGTATGCCCAGGAGACAGTTGTTGGAATTTTTGTGGTTATCGGCCTATTCGCCATCGCTTACATGACGGTTAAACTCGGCAATGTCGGTTTTTTAGGGGAAAAAGCCTACACCCTGTATGCCAAGTACACCTCGGTGACGGGTCTCAGGGTCGGCAGCCCGGTAAATATGCTGGGCCTCGAGGTCGGCCGGGTGCAGTCTTTTGAAATGGATCAGGAAAATCAGGTGGCGGTGGTTACCCTCAAAATCAATAACGGCATTCAAATCTACGATGATGCCATTGCCTCCATCAAGACCGAGGGCCTGATCGGTGACAAATTCGTCAGCATCGATGCCGGCGGTGGCGGCGATTTATTGGAAAATGGTGATACCATCACCGATACCGAATCGCCCACAGATCTGATGGATCTGGTCAGCAAATATGCCTTTGGCGATGTCGGCAGCGGTGAAGCAGAATAA
- a CDS encoding ATP-binding cassette domain-containing protein: MEKQPIIEFKGITKSFGERTILNKVDFQIYEGEVTTLIGLSGTGKSVTLKHIIGLLKPDEGKILYKGKPIDEMTKKEWNEYIGQISYMFQNNALFDSMTIVENVSLPLRQTTKMNKKEIAEKAMAAIEQTELTEVYDKYPSELSGGMQKRAALARALVTDPSLVLFDEPTTGQDPIRKNAILGMVAEYQSRFKFTALLISHEIPDVYFISNRILALYGKKIVFQGPPDEFEEFEHPFREEILTSLESLQEDITGLYSKRHFKVRYQTDLSKRNPDAMYAVAAFAVDDLDTIIEHMGHDAAQEIIRALGSYINKHFGAVGGFSSRQTINEYATVLPYSDLDEAERIMADFKKDFRDHGLPDIKTLDKGEKPGEGFFEFSIQAGLAQGKPQIEIESVMEFARFNQTPIARFQCERGGKTQ; the protein is encoded by the coding sequence ATGGAAAAACAACCGATCATCGAATTTAAGGGCATCACCAAAAGCTTCGGCGAGCGCACCATTCTGAATAAGGTCGATTTTCAAATCTATGAGGGCGAGGTGACGACTCTGATCGGATTGAGCGGCACCGGCAAAAGCGTGACCCTCAAGCACATTATTGGGTTGCTCAAACCCGATGAGGGTAAAATTTTGTACAAGGGTAAACCCATCGATGAAATGACCAAAAAAGAGTGGAATGAATATATCGGTCAGATCAGCTATATGTTTCAAAACAACGCTCTTTTTGATTCGATGACCATCGTTGAAAATGTATCTCTTCCGCTGCGCCAGACCACCAAGATGAATAAAAAGGAAATTGCGGAAAAAGCCATGGCGGCCATCGAGCAGACCGAACTGACCGAAGTCTATGATAAATATCCGTCAGAGCTGTCGGGCGGCATGCAAAAGCGGGCCGCTTTGGCCCGGGCGCTGGTCACCGATCCGTCCCTGGTTCTTTTTGATGAGCCCACCACCGGCCAGGATCCCATCCGCAAAAATGCCATTTTGGGTATGGTGGCCGAATACCAAAGCCGGTTTAAATTTACTGCCCTTTTGATCAGCCACGAAATACCGGATGTCTATTTTATTTCCAACCGCATCCTGGCGCTTTATGGCAAAAAAATTGTGTTCCAGGGCCCGCCGGATGAATTCGAGGAGTTTGAACACCCCTTCCGCGAAGAAATCTTGACCAGTCTTGAAAGTCTGCAGGAAGACATCACCGGCCTGTACTCCAAGCGCCACTTTAAGGTCCGTTACCAAACCGATTTAAGCAAGCGCAATCCGGATGCCATGTATGCTGTGGCGGCCTTTGCGGTGGATGACCTGGATACCATCATCGAGCATATGGGACATGACGCTGCCCAGGAGATCATCCGGGCGCTGGGCTCCTATATTAACAAACACTTTGGTGCTGTTGGCGGGTTTTCCAGCCGGCAGACCATTAATGAATATGCCACCGTGCTGCCCTATTCGGACCTGGATGAGGCCGAGCGCATCATGGCGGATTTCAAAAAGGATTTTCGGGATCATGGTTTGCCCGACATCAAAACCCTGGATAAGGGCGAAAAACCCGGCGAAGGTTTTTTTGAGTTCAGTATTCAAGCCGGCCTGGCCCAGGGCAAGCCTCAGATCGAAATCGAATCGGTAATGGAATTTGCGCGTTTTAATCAAACGCCAATTGCACGTTTTCAATGTGAACGCGGAGGTAAGACGCAATGA
- a CDS encoding ABC transporter permease — protein sequence MAAENSSDQNPSEEVALSKPGNPFTWLFHPFGARAMRINGNLGAIAIFFARAFILIFNPKQFSAIVQQIYFIGAKSAQICMLVGFFTGMVLGLQLYFVLIKFGSVGVLGTAVALSLIRELGPVLTAIMITARAGSAMTAEIGIQRISEQIDALSTMRIDPVGFLISPRIAAAIISFPILTTFFNWIGIIGGWVSGSLLLGVNSGAYFYRVVSSTELDDITGGLVKSLVFGLLVVTICCFQGFYTHMRTDSFGARSVSLSTTSAVVLSCVMILVSDYVVTAFIMS from the coding sequence ATGGCTGCAGAAAATTCAAGCGATCAAAATCCGTCCGAAGAGGTCGCCTTATCAAAACCCGGCAACCCGTTTACCTGGCTTTTTCATCCGTTTGGCGCCCGCGCCATGCGTATCAATGGCAATCTGGGGGCCATCGCCATCTTTTTTGCCCGTGCCTTTATCCTGATTTTTAACCCCAAGCAGTTTTCCGCTATTGTCCAGCAGATATACTTCATCGGGGCCAAGTCCGCCCAGATCTGTATGCTGGTGGGCTTCTTTACCGGTATGGTCCTGGGCCTGCAGCTTTACTTTGTGCTGATTAAATTCGGTTCGGTGGGGGTGCTGGGCACGGCTGTGGCACTTTCATTGATCAGAGAATTGGGACCGGTTCTGACCGCCATTATGATTACGGCGCGGGCCGGTTCGGCTATGACCGCAGAGATCGGCATCCAGCGTATTTCCGAACAGATCGATGCCCTGTCCACCATGCGCATCGATCCGGTGGGATTTTTGATCAGCCCGCGGATTGCGGCAGCGATCATCAGCTTCCCCATTTTAACCACCTTTTTCAATTGGATCGGGATTATCGGTGGCTGGGTCAGCGGCTCTCTGCTGCTGGGAGTGAATTCCGGGGCCTATTTTTACCGGGTGGTTTCCAGCACCGAGCTGGACGACATCACCGGTGGACTGGTCAAGTCTTTGGTCTTTGGCCTTCTGGTGGTCACCATCTGCTGCTTTCAGGGATTTTACACCCATATGCGCACCGACAGCTTCGGCGCGCGCAGTGTCAGCTTGTCGACCACGTCGGCGGTGGTGCTCTCATGCGTGATGATCCTGGTCTCGGATTATGTCGTCACCGCTTTCATTATGTCCTAA
- a CDS encoding SRPBCC family protein has product MIIEESIDIKAPLPVVWRVFSTMEDWKSWNNVIENCSIISGDSMAENTCFTFQMRPYYLPIKVMPTITKCDPGKEVIWEGRRFGVQAVHSFIFEEKEGAVRLTSSESFRGPLLWLSKLIFIPKRLHRLTQQLMLAIKNQAESCGHEPRS; this is encoded by the coding sequence ATGATCATCGAAGAAAGCATTGATATCAAAGCGCCGCTGCCGGTGGTCTGGCGCGTTTTTTCGACCATGGAAGATTGGAAAAGCTGGAATAACGTCATCGAAAATTGCAGTATCATCTCCGGCGACAGCATGGCCGAAAATACGTGTTTCACCTTCCAAATGCGGCCTTATTACCTACCGATCAAGGTCATGCCAACCATAACCAAATGCGACCCCGGCAAAGAAGTCATCTGGGAAGGACGCCGCTTTGGCGTTCAGGCCGTGCACAGCTTCATCTTTGAAGAAAAAGAGGGTGCTGTGCGCTTGACCAGCAGTGAGTCCTTTCGGGGTCCGTTGCTGTGGCTCAGCAAGCTCATCTTTATCCCCAAACGCCTCCATCGCCTCACACAACAATTAATGCTCGCCATCAAGAACCAGGCAGAGTCCTGCGGGCATGAACCCCGATCATAG
- a CDS encoding L-lactate dehydrogenase, whose protein sequence is MKVGIVGCGFVGSSGAFAIALEGKANELIMVDLNADLAKAHAEDILHATPFSEPIRVAGGDYTSLKNAELVVLACGVAQKPGETRLQLLQRNVKVFRDVVPRVLEYSPETILLIVSNPVDIMTQVVSHISGLPAQRVIGSGTILDTARFRTLLAEHLGVSPHSVHAYVLGEHGDSEVLAWSSGKVGGVPVEKFAAQIDRPITQEIKSRIDDGVRNAAYRIIEGKGATYYGIGAGIARIARAIEDDEGAVMTLSNVDGFGGVSLSLPRVLKANGIETTIQPVLSNEETEALEKSAEILKKAAAELSF, encoded by the coding sequence ATGAAGGTTGGAATTGTTGGTTGTGGTTTTGTCGGCAGCTCAGGGGCCTTTGCCATAGCGCTTGAAGGCAAAGCCAACGAGTTGATAATGGTCGATCTGAACGCTGACCTTGCCAAAGCCCATGCCGAAGATATCCTGCACGCCACACCTTTCAGCGAACCGATTCGGGTGGCAGGGGGCGATTACACCAGCTTAAAAAATGCCGAGCTGGTGGTGCTGGCCTGCGGGGTTGCTCAAAAACCAGGGGAAACGCGCTTGCAGCTGTTGCAGCGCAACGTAAAGGTTTTTCGGGATGTGGTTCCCCGGGTTCTCGAATATTCACCGGAGACGATCTTGCTGATTGTCTCCAACCCGGTGGATATAATGACCCAGGTGGTAAGCCACATTTCCGGCCTCCCGGCCCAACGCGTTATCGGTTCCGGCACCATTTTAGACACGGCCCGTTTCCGGACCTTGCTGGCTGAACATCTTGGAGTCTCGCCGCATTCGGTCCACGCTTATGTACTGGGTGAGCACGGTGATTCCGAAGTGCTGGCCTGGTCCAGTGGTAAAGTCGGCGGGGTGCCGGTTGAGAAATTTGCAGCTCAAATCGACCGGCCGATAACACAGGAAATTAAATCTAGAATAGACGATGGTGTGCGTAACGCCGCCTATCGAATCATCGAGGGTAAAGGCGCCACCTACTACGGCATCGGCGCCGGCATCGCTAGAATTGCCAGAGCCATCGAAGACGATGAAGGTGCCGTAATGACCCTTTCAAACGTCGACGGTTTCGGGGGTGTCAGCCTTTCTCTACCCCGGGTGCTGAAAGCCAACGGGATTGAAACCACCATTCAGCCAGTGCTTTCAAACGAGGAAACAGAAGCCCTTGAAAAAAGCGCTGAGATACTTAAAAAAGCCGCCGCCGAACTTAGTTTCTGA
- a CDS encoding phosphate-starvation-inducible PsiE family protein: protein MMKSIVYKFEYFVVLTLLLMMMIALLASTIELAVILVQQLIEPPRFLLDVKEMLTVFSFFLMVLIGLELVESIKMYLEKDVIHVEVVVLVAIIAVARKIIVIDYYTISYEILLGIAALMITLSASYFLLKRATTHLGTEEDGKDTDHAVQANK, encoded by the coding sequence ATGATGAAAAGTATTGTATACAAATTCGAGTATTTCGTCGTTCTGACCCTGCTTTTGATGATGATGATCGCCTTGTTGGCTTCAACTATCGAACTTGCGGTCATCCTGGTTCAACAGCTTATAGAGCCTCCAAGGTTTCTCCTGGACGTAAAGGAGATGCTGACGGTATTCTCCTTTTTTCTCATGGTCTTGATCGGTCTGGAGTTAGTTGAAAGCATCAAAATGTACTTAGAAAAAGATGTTATTCATGTTGAGGTGGTTGTTCTGGTTGCCATAATTGCGGTAGCGAGAAAGATCATCGTTATTGACTATTACACAATATCATATGAGATACTGCTAGGCATAGCTGCGCTTATGATCACTCTTTCTGCAAGTTATTTCCTATTGAAACGAGCGACTACACATTTAGGGACCGAAGAAGATGGCAAAGATACCGATCATGCTGTGCAGGCAAACAAATAA
- the gpmI gene encoding 2,3-bisphosphoglycerate-independent phosphoglycerate mutase, whose amino-acid sequence MQPLKKSKHFNGPEGPVVLAILDGVGIGTCAEGDVVSRANTPTLDWLANNALSAKLKAHGTAVGMPSDADMGNSEIGHNAIGCGRVFAQGASLVNESIESRSLFEGAVWKELIENVLQHKSRLHFIGLFSDGNVHSHIDHLEAMLTEAKNQGVKKAAVHILLDGRDVPPTSALEYVDRLEGFLSALARDSDIEYAIASGGGRMQITMDRYQANWGMVERGWKTHVLGEGRTFSSAREAIEALRSENPDVIDQDLPPFVIARNNAPLGPIAENDSVIFFNFRGDRAIEISMAFEDDDFDKFSRGPKLNVKYAGMMQYDGDALIPKKYLVNPPGIDRTVGEYLARAGVKQLAISETQKFGHVTYFFNGNRSGKFDDSMEEYIEVPSDIVPFEQRPWMKAAEITDKVAEAILDNNYRFIRLNYANGDMVGHTGIPQAVEIAVETVDLCLARLVRAVKKANGILVVSADHGNSDDMYECDYETGEVIYDEKTGKPKPRTAHSLNPVFAYVYAPDGNIKMALSKHKDLGISSLAATCLTLLGFKPPEDYTPSILDIST is encoded by the coding sequence ATGCAACCACTCAAAAAGTCAAAACATTTCAATGGGCCCGAAGGGCCGGTAGTCCTGGCGATATTAGATGGCGTCGGCATTGGCACCTGTGCCGAAGGTGATGTAGTCAGCCGGGCCAACACCCCCACCCTGGACTGGCTGGCTAATAATGCCCTGTCTGCCAAACTCAAGGCCCATGGCACGGCCGTGGGCATGCCCTCGGATGCGGATATGGGCAACAGTGAGATTGGTCACAACGCCATTGGCTGCGGACGCGTTTTCGCCCAGGGCGCCAGTCTGGTGAATGAATCCATTGAAAGCCGCTCGCTGTTTGAAGGTGCTGTCTGGAAAGAGCTCATCGAAAACGTGCTGCAGCATAAGTCCAGACTGCATTTTATCGGCCTTTTCTCAGACGGTAACGTGCACAGTCATATCGATCACCTGGAGGCCATGCTCACAGAAGCCAAGAACCAGGGTGTGAAAAAAGCCGCTGTTCATATTCTGTTGGATGGACGCGATGTGCCGCCCACCTCGGCCCTGGAATACGTCGATCGACTAGAAGGGTTCTTGTCTGCGCTGGCAAGGGACAGCGACATCGAATATGCGATCGCATCAGGTGGTGGACGCATGCAAATCACCATGGACCGCTACCAGGCCAATTGGGGCATGGTCGAACGCGGCTGGAAAACCCATGTCCTGGGTGAGGGCCGCACATTTAGCTCTGCCCGTGAAGCCATCGAGGCATTGCGCAGCGAAAATCCGGATGTCATCGATCAGGATCTGCCGCCATTTGTGATTGCCCGCAACAATGCACCACTGGGGCCTATTGCGGAAAATGATAGCGTTATTTTTTTTAATTTCCGGGGTGACCGGGCCATCGAGATCAGCATGGCTTTTGAAGACGATGACTTTGACAAATTTTCCCGGGGACCCAAACTCAATGTCAAATATGCCGGCATGATGCAATATGATGGTGATGCGCTCATACCCAAAAAATACCTTGTCAATCCACCCGGTATCGATCGTACGGTTGGCGAATATCTTGCCAGAGCGGGTGTCAAACAGCTGGCCATCAGTGAAACCCAGAAATTCGGCCATGTGACCTATTTTTTTAACGGCAACCGTTCCGGCAAGTTTGACGACTCAATGGAGGAGTACATCGAGGTGCCATCCGACATCGTTCCCTTTGAGCAAAGGCCCTGGATGAAAGCAGCCGAGATCACCGATAAAGTCGCCGAGGCTATTTTGGACAACAACTACCGTTTTATCCGACTCAACTATGCCAACGGTGATATGGTCGGTCATACCGGTATTCCCCAGGCTGTTGAGATCGCAGTTGAGACCGTCGACTTGTGCCTGGCCCGGCTCGTCAGGGCGGTAAAAAAAGCCAATGGCATTTTAGTGGTCTCAGCAGACCACGGAAATTCAGATGATATGTATGAATGCGATTATGAAACCGGCGAAGTCATCTATGATGAAAAGACCGGAAAGCCCAAGCCGCGCACGGCGCATTCGCTCAATCCGGTGTTTGCTTACGTGTATGCGCCTGACGGCAATATCAAAATGGCGCTATCGAAACACAAAGATCTGGGCATCAGCAGCCTGGCGGCTACCTGTCTGACGCTTTTGGGTTTTAAACCGCCGGAGGACTACACACCCAGTATTCTTGACATTTCAACATAA
- the gap gene encoding type I glyceraldehyde-3-phosphate dehydrogenase, with product MATTIGLMGFGRIGRNLFRILYQSEDIKIAAISDIADHKALEYLLRFDTILGPFPDEVSIKDNNLYVVGRQIPMLSEAEPGDVPWGDLGVDVVIEATAQYRTREDFEKHLKQGAKRVILCVPQKTPPDITVVMGVNDDQLKAEHKIVSNGSCTAHCAAPVLKILNDAFGIQRAFLSTVHAYTNQQRLADVPSEDKRRGRAAAENIIPQETNAAQVVTELIPAMAGRLTGASMNVPVPNGSVVDLVCWHEKKVTEVAINEVIRTAAASDKWRGILNYEDDPIVSSDIIRSTYSSTFDSMATMVQKENVSKTLAWYDNGFGYAHRVIDLIKKFVEIDKEAA from the coding sequence ATGGCAACAACAATCGGCCTAATGGGCTTTGGCAGAATCGGAAGAAATCTCTTTCGGATTCTTTACCAGAGCGAAGACATTAAAATCGCCGCCATCAGCGATATAGCCGATCATAAGGCTCTGGAATACCTCTTGCGTTTCGATACGATTCTGGGGCCCTTCCCCGATGAGGTCAGTATCAAGGACAATAATCTGTATGTGGTCGGCCGTCAGATCCCCATGCTTTCTGAAGCAGAGCCTGGCGATGTGCCCTGGGGAGATCTGGGTGTGGATGTGGTCATTGAGGCCACCGCCCAGTATCGCACCCGGGAAGACTTTGAAAAGCACCTGAAGCAGGGCGCCAAACGTGTGATTCTGTGCGTGCCCCAGAAAACACCACCGGATATTACCGTAGTTATGGGGGTCAACGATGATCAGCTGAAAGCAGAACACAAAATTGTTTCCAATGGGTCCTGTACGGCCCATTGCGCCGCACCGGTGCTTAAGATCCTTAATGATGCCTTTGGCATTCAGCGCGCTTTTCTGAGTACGGTTCATGCCTATACCAATCAACAACGTCTGGCGGATGTGCCTTCCGAAGATAAACGCCGCGGGCGCGCGGCGGCCGAAAATATCATTCCCCAGGAAACCAATGCCGCCCAGGTGGTTACCGAGCTGATACCGGCTATGGCCGGACGATTAACCGGTGCCTCGATGAACGTTCCGGTCCCCAACGGATCGGTTGTGGACCTGGTGTGCTGGCACGAGAAAAAGGTCACGGAGGTGGCGATAAACGAGGTCATTCGAACCGCGGCCGCATCGGACAAATGGCGGGGAATTTTGAACTATGAAGATGATCCGATTGTCTCCAGTGATATTATTCGCAGCACCTACTCCAGCACTTTTGATTCCATGGCCACCATGGTCCAGAAAGAAAATGTTTCTAAAACCCTGGCCTGGTATGATAACGGCTTTGGGTATGCCCATCGAGTGATTGATTTAATTAAAAAATTTGTAGAAATAGACAAGGAGGCCGCATAA
- the gap gene encoding type I glyceraldehyde-3-phosphate dehydrogenase has translation MTIQVGINGFGRIGRSVFRIISDRDDMEVVAINDLFDNEQLAYLLKYDTVMGIFDKAVSAEADAMTVDNQRVAMTEHRDPTNIPWKDLGAQFVIESTGVFRHREPLEKHMAAGAQKVILTVPAKEEIDATIVLGVNDDELKPEHRIVSNASCTTNCLAPIAKILDETFGIEEGYITTVHAYTNDQRLADVPHKDFRRSRAAGENIIPTTTGAAVAVGKVLPQLKGKLDGLAMRVPVPDGSIVDLAVRLGKKASRDEINTAVREAAAGPMKAVVEYSEAPLVSSDIIGNTHSSIFDALSTSSEEDGYARIVSWYDNEWGYSNRVVDLIGMLATFS, from the coding sequence ATGACGATTCAAGTTGGCATAAACGGTTTCGGCCGTATCGGCCGAAGTGTATTTCGAATCATCAGTGATCGCGATGACATGGAAGTCGTGGCGATCAATGACCTGTTTGACAACGAACAGCTGGCGTACCTCCTCAAATATGACACCGTCATGGGCATTTTTGATAAGGCGGTTAGTGCGGAAGCAGACGCCATGACCGTTGATAATCAGCGCGTGGCGATGACTGAGCATCGCGATCCGACCAATATTCCCTGGAAGGATTTAGGTGCCCAATTTGTGATTGAATCCACCGGTGTGTTCCGCCATCGCGAACCACTCGAAAAACATATGGCCGCCGGGGCGCAGAAGGTGATTTTAACGGTGCCCGCAAAGGAAGAAATAGACGCCACCATCGTGCTCGGTGTCAACGATGATGAACTCAAACCGGAGCATCGCATTGTATCCAACGCTTCCTGCACCACCAATTGTCTGGCCCCCATCGCTAAAATCCTGGATGAGACGTTTGGCATTGAAGAAGGCTACATCACCACGGTGCACGCCTACACCAATGACCAGCGCTTGGCGGATGTCCCTCATAAGGATTTTCGCCGCAGCCGGGCGGCCGGTGAAAATATCATCCCGACAACCACCGGTGCAGCCGTCGCGGTCGGCAAGGTACTGCCGCAACTGAAAGGCAAACTGGATGGATTGGCCATGCGTGTTCCGGTGCCGGACGGCTCGATTGTGGATCTGGCCGTCAGACTGGGCAAAAAAGCGTCGCGCGATGAAATAAATACCGCCGTTCGCGAAGCCGCAGCCGGCCCCATGAAGGCCGTCGTCGAATACAGTGAGGCACCTTTGGTCTCCAGCGATATCATCGGCAACACCCATTCAAGCATCTTTGATGCCCTCTCGACCAGCTCCGAGGAAGACGGCTATGCCCGCATTGTTTCCTGGTACGACAATGAGTGGGGCTATTCGAATCGTGTGGTGGATCTGATCGGCATGCTGGCAACGTTCTCATAA
- a CDS encoding phosphoglycerate kinase — MDKLTIEDLDLRGKRVLMRVDFNVPLEDTRVANDKRIRAALPSIKYITNNGGKLILMSHLGRPKGQRVPEMSLQPCETVLNALLGRKTKFVDDCIGPEVQDAVEALNEGDILLLENLRYYKQETDSDADFAAQLAKLGDVYVNDAFGTAHRAHASTEGVTHHIDQCAAGYLLMKELDYLSRVLENPDKPFVAILGGAKISGKIDIISNLLPRVDHIIIGGGMTYTFFKAQEKEIGKSLLEEDKIELAKELLAQGGDKLILPVDCRVSDTFDFDKRQVGPLKEVAADAIPADTYSLDIGPQSIEKFRDIISAAKTIVWNGPMGVFEIEDTAKGTFAIAHALAEATASGATTVIGGGDSAAAIDLAGVADKVSHVSTGGGASLEFMEGKVLPGVAALTDK; from the coding sequence ATGGACAAGTTGACCATTGAGGATTTGGATCTTAGGGGCAAACGTGTTTTGATGCGGGTGGATTTCAATGTCCCCTTGGAAGACACTCGGGTGGCCAACGATAAACGCATTCGGGCCGCCCTACCCTCGATTAAATACATTACCAATAACGGCGGCAAACTGATTTTAATGTCTCATCTGGGCAGACCCAAGGGCCAGCGTGTGCCGGAGATGTCGTTGCAGCCTTGCGAAACGGTTCTGAATGCCCTGCTAGGCAGAAAAACAAAATTTGTCGATGACTGTATCGGTCCCGAGGTCCAAGACGCGGTTGAGGCCCTCAACGAGGGCGATATCCTTTTGCTCGAAAACCTTCGCTACTATAAACAAGAGACAGATAGCGATGCGGATTTTGCCGCCCAGTTGGCCAAGCTTGGCGATGTTTATGTCAATGATGCCTTTGGCACCGCCCACAGGGCCCATGCATCCACTGAAGGCGTCACCCATCATATCGATCAATGCGCGGCCGGTTATTTATTGATGAAGGAACTCGATTATCTAAGCCGCGTCCTGGAAAATCCGGACAAACCCTTTGTTGCTATTTTGGGCGGCGCCAAGATATCGGGTAAAATCGATATTATCTCCAATCTGCTGCCCCGGGTGGACCATATCATTATCGGCGGCGGGATGACCTACACCTTCTTTAAAGCCCAGGAAAAAGAAATCGGCAAATCACTGCTGGAGGAAGATAAAATTGAGCTGGCAAAGGAGCTGCTGGCCCAGGGCGGCGATAAGCTCATTCTGCCGGTTGACTGCCGGGTTTCGGATACGTTTGATTTTGATAAACGCCAGGTCGGCCCCCTGAAGGAGGTTGCCGCAGATGCTATTCCCGCCGATACTTACAGTTTGGATATAGGCCCGCAGTCAATCGAAAAATTTCGCGACATTATCAGTGCTGCCAAAACCATAGTCTGGAACGGCCCCATGGGGGTTTTTGAAATTGAAGATACTGCCAAAGGCACATTTGCCATCGCCCATGCCCTGGCAGAGGCCACCGCCAGCGGCGCCACTACGGTCATCGGCGGCGGCGATTCTGCTGCAGCCATCGATCTGGCCGGTGTGGCCGACAAGGTCTCCCATGTGTCCACCGGCGGCGGCGCGTCACTGGAATTCATGGAAGGTAAGGTTTTGCCGGGCGTGGCAGCGTTGACGGATAAATGA